In a single window of the Bactrocera dorsalis isolate Fly_Bdor chromosome 2, ASM2337382v1, whole genome shotgun sequence genome:
- the LOC105226756 gene encoding myosin heavy chain 95F isoform X8, which translates to MDTQLVWARDPVEGYIQCRISEIGAKEFEVEPVDRKYPKRSCHVDDIFSSCDGPQDHDDNCELMLLNEATFLDNLKTRYYKDKIYTYVANILIAVNPYREISDLYSSATIKKYTGRSLGELPPHVFAIADKAIRDMRVLKSSQSIIVSGESGAGKTESTKYLLKYLCHSSDSAGPIEQKILDANPVLEAFGNAKTTRNNNSSRFGKFIEVHYDGKCQVVGGYISHYLLEKSRICTQSSEERNYHVFYMLLAGAPQQLRDKLNLGKPDDYRYLSGCTQYFANAKTEQLIPAAQKSTNHVKKGPLKDPIIDDYNHFQNLDRALGRLGLSEVNKLEIYSLVAAVLHLGNIAFEEIPDDARGGCQVSETSEKSLTITSKLLGVDPSELRQALVSRVMQSKGGGFKGTVIMVPLKIYEASNARDALAKAIYSRLFDRIVALINQSIPFQASNFYIGVLDIAGFEYFTVNSFEQFCINYCNEKLQKFFNDNILKNEQELYKSEGLNVPEITFTDNQDIIDLIEAKANGIYTLLDEESKLPKPSAQHFTAEVHKAWSNHFRLGLPRSSRLKAHRTLRDEDGFLVRHFAGAVCYNTEQFIEKNNDALHASLEGLVQECENPLLKTLFPSGSNTALRGKLNFISVGSKFKTQLAELMEKLEKNGTNFIRCIKPNSKMIDRDFEGGLALAQLKCSGTISVLELMEHGYPSRVQFADLYNMYKSVLPPELAKLPPRTFCEAMLQSLNLSSKDFKFGVKKVFFRPGKFVEFDRIMKSDPENLLAIVAKVKKWLIRSRWVKSTLGAVCVIKLRNRIKYRNNCVLLIQRTVRGYLARKQHRPRYQGIAKINKVRFNAQKTIEIAGGLKKGRDEFISEVNGINRQVDEAIKTIKTNEKISSREIDGLFTIVMANMNKLTVDLNTKLKEQKQAEEQERLRKIQEALEAERRAKEEEERKKLEDEENKRLKAEMESRRKAEELQRLRQEEEDRRAALALQAQLEKEAQDDAKYRQQLEQERRDHELALRLANETNGMVEDSPPVIRNGQSDVSPMAPNKLIRSENVRAQQQALGKQKYDLSKWKYSELRDAINTSCDIELLEACRQEFHRRLKVYHAWKAKNRKRTTMEENERAPKSVMEAAYKAPPLAHPKQEITTAQHRYFRIPFMRANAPENTKRGLWYAHFDGQWIARQMELHADKPPILLVAGVDDMQMCELSLEETGLTRKRGAEILDHEFNREWERNGGKPYKNLGANNN; encoded by the exons ATGGACACACAATTGGTGTGGGCACGCGATCCAGTCGAGGGCTATATACAGTGTCGCATCTCGGAGATCGGTGCCAAGGAGTTCGAGGTGGAACCAGTCGATCGGAAATATCCAAAGCGCTCCTGTCATGTCGACGATATATTTTCATCGTGCGATGGGCCTCAAGATCATGACGACAATT GTGAACTTATGCTGCTGAATGAGGCAACTTTTTTGGATAATTTAAAAACACGTTACTATAAAGACAAAATCTAT ACTTATGTAGCCAACATACTAATTGCTGTGAATCCCTATCGTGAAATCAGTGATCTCTACTCATCAGCTACAATCAAGAAGTATACTGGACGTTCCTTGGGCGAGCTGCCGCCACATGTATTTGCGATAG CTGATAAGGCCATACGCGATATGCGCGTACTCAAATCGTCACAATCAATTATCGTATCTGGCGAATCGGGCGCTGGCAAAACAGAATCTACCAAGTATCTACTGAAGTATTTGTGTCATTCCAGCGACAGTGCCGGACCaatcgaacaaaaaattttagatg CCAATCCAGTGCTGGAGGCTTTTGGTAATGCAAAAACGACGCGCAACAACAACTCTTCGCGTTTCGGCAAGTTCATTGAAGTGCACTATGATGGCAAGTGTCAAGTGGTTGGCGGCTATATTTCTCACTATTTGCTGGAGAAGAGTCGCATATGCACGCAGAGTTCGGAGGAGCGCAACTATCATGTATTCTACATGTTGCTTGCAGGTGCGCCGCAACAGCTGCGCGATAAGCTTAATTTAGGCAAGCCGGATGATTATCGG TATCTCTCTGGCTGCACACAGTATTTTGCCAATGCCAAAACGGAACAACTGATTCCTGCTGCTCAAAAATCCACAAATCACGTGAAGAAAGGACCGCTTAAGGATCCCATAATAGACGATTACAATCATTTCCAAAATCTCGACCGCGCATTGGGTCGCTTGGGCTTGAGCGAAGTGAATAAGCTAGAAATCTATTCATTAGTGGCCGCCGTTTTGCATTTGGGAAATATTGCCTTTGAAGAGATTCCCGACGATGCACGAGGTGGTTGTCAAGTGTCGGAAACTTCGGAGAAATCGCTAACCATTACATCGAAACTGCTGGGTGTGGACCCTTCAGAACTCAGACAAGCGCTGGTATCGCGAGTGATGCAGAGCAAGGGTGGCGGCTTTAAGGGCACAGTTATTAT GGTACCCTTGAAAATTTACGAGGCCAGCAATGCGCGTGATGCACTTGCCAAAGCAATCTACAGTCGGCTCTTTGATCGCATTGTAGCGTTAATTAATCAAAGCATTCCCTTCCAAGCCTCCAACTTCTACATTGGTGTCTTGGATATTGCTGGTTTTGAATACTTCACTGTGAATTCGTTCGAGCAATTCTGCATCAATTATTGCAAtgagaaattacaaaaattcttcAACGACAATATTCTGAAGAATGAGCAAGAGCTGTACAAGAGTGAGGGTTTAAATGTGCCGGAAATCACATTCACCGATAATCAGGATATCATCGATTTAATCGAAGCGAAGGCAAACGGCATTTATACGCTGTTGGATGAGGAGTCGAAGCTGCCGAAGCCGTCGGCACAGCACTTCACGGCTGAGGTGCACAAGGCGTGGTCAAATCATTTCCGTTTGGGCTTGCCGCGCTCATCGCGCTTGAAGGCGCATCGCACGCTAAGGGATGAGGATGGGTTTCTGGTTCGCCACTTTGCTGGCGCTGTCTGCTACAATACG GAacaatttattgagaaaaacAACGATGCTTTACATGCTTCTCTGGAGGGTTTGGTGCAGGAGTGCGAGAACCCGCTGCTAAAAACTCTTTTTCCATCGGGCAGTAATACAGCATTACGTGGCAAACTGAATTTCATTTCCGTCGGTTCGAAATTCAAAACGCAACTCGCCGAGTTAATGGAGAAATTAGAAAAGAAT GGCACCAATTTCATACGTTGCATCAAGCCAAACAGCAAAATGATAGACCGTGACTTCGAAGGTGGCCTAGCTTTGGCACAACTCAAATGCTCTGGCACCATTTCAGTACTGGAGCTAATGGAGCACGGTTATCCGTCGCGCGTACAGTTCGCCGATCTGTATAACATGTATAAATCGGTTTTACCGCCGGAGTTAGCCAAGTTGCCACCACGCACTTTCTGCGAAGCCATGTTGCAATCACTTAACCTCAGCTCAAAGGATTTCAAGTTTGGTGTCAAGAAGGTATTTTTCCGCCCTGGAAAGTTCGTTGAATTCGATCGCATTATGAAATCGGATCCTGAAAACCTGTTGGCGATCGTAGCCAAGGTGAAGAAATGGCTGATACGTTCACGTTGGGTGAAATCAACGCTCGGTGCGGTGTGTGTGATCAAAC TGCGTAATCGTATCAAGTATCGCAACAATTGTGTTTTGCTCATACAACGCACTGTGCGAGGTTATTTGGCGCGCAAACAGCATCGTCCGCGTTACCAAGGTATTGCGAAGATCAACAAAGTACGCTTTAATGCGCAAAAGACTATTGAAATTGCTGGTGGATTGAAGAAGGGTCGCGATGAGTTTATAAGCGAAGTGAATGGTATAAATCGTCAAGTTGACGAAGCCATAAAAACAATCAAG ACAAACGAGAAAATATCTTCAAGAGAAATCGATGGTCTCTTCACCATCGTTATGGCCAATATGAATAAGCTTACTGTGGACTTGAATACCAAGTTAAAG GAACAAAAGCAAGCAGAGGAGCAGGAACGTCTGCGCAAAATACAGGAAGCGCTGGAGGCAGAACGACGCGCCAAGGAGGAGGAGGAGCGAAAGAAACTTGAAGACGAAGAAAACAAACGACT cAAAGCTGAGATGGAATCGCGCCGAAAGGCTGAGGAGCTGCAACGGCTAAGACAAGAGGAGGAAGATCGCCGGGCAGCGTTGGCGTTACAAGCACAACTGGAGAAGGAAGCACAAGACGACGCCAAGTACAGGCAGCAATTGGAGCAGGAGCGTCGTGATCATGAATTGGCTTTGCGTTTGGCCAACGAAACGAATGGCATGGTTGAGGACAGTCCACCGGTTATACGCAA TGGTCAAAGTGATGTGTCGCCCATGGCTCCCAACAAACTTATCAG ATCTGAAAACGTCCGCGCTCAACAACAGGCGTTAGGTAAGCAGAAATACGATTTGTCCAAATGGAAATACTCGGAGCTACGTGATGCTATCAACACTTCCTGTGATATTGAGTTGCTCGAA GCTTGTCGTCAAGAGTTCCATCGTCGCTTGAAGGTCTATCACGCCTGGAAGGCAAAGAATCGCAAACGCACCACCATGGAGGAGAACGAACGCGCACCGAAGAGTGTCATGGAAGCAG CTTACAAGGCACCACCATTGGCCCATCCGAAACAGGAAATTACTACTGCCCAACACCGTTACTTCCGTATACCATTCATGCGCGCAAATGCGCCTGAAAACA cTAAACGTGGCCTCTGGTACGCACACTTCGATGGACAATGGATAGCGCGACAAATGGAGTTGCATGCCGACAAGCCGCCCATATTGCTGGTGGCAG GCGTGGATGACATGCAAATGTGCGAGCTTAGCCTGGAGGAGACCGGTTTGACGCGCAAACGCGGCGCTGAGATTTTAGACCATGAATTTAATCGCGAATGGGAACGCAATGGCGGCAAACCATATAAAAATCTGGGTGCtaataataactaa